The Phragmites australis chromosome 15, lpPhrAust1.1, whole genome shotgun sequence genome window below encodes:
- the LOC133892873 gene encoding GRF-interacting factor 10-like, producing MAAEGEVKNPSGGGDNPQEAAVVAAAGEEAVQEAGLQGTDQEPEGEKADGEGKEGSSGAGEKEDGACRDLVLVEDPEVVAVEDPEEAAAAAALQEEMKALVASIPDGAGAAFTAMQLQELEQQSRVYQYMAARVPVPTHLVFPIWKSVTGASSEGAQKYPTLMGLATLCLDFGKNTEPEPGRCRRTDGKKWRCWRSTIPNEKYCERHMHRGRKRPVQLVVEDDEPDSASGSKPTSGKVTEGAKKTDDKTSSNKKLAVAAPAAVEST from the exons atggcggcggagggggaggTCAAGAACCCGTCAGGCGGCGGGGATAATCCCCAGGaagcggcggtggtggcggcggcgggggaggaagCGGTGCAGGAGGCCGGATTACAAGGGACCGACCAAGAACCGGAAGGGGAGAAGGCGGATGGAGAGGGGAAGGAGGGCAGCAGCGGCGCGGGGGAGAAGGAGGACGGCGCGTGCAGAGATCTGGTCCTGGTCGAGGATCCGGAGGTGGTCGCCGTCGAGGATCCGGAGGAAG CCGCAGCGGCCGCAGCACTTCAGGAAGAAATGAAAGCACTTGTGGCATCGATCCCTGATGGTGCTGGGGCTGCATTCACTGCAATGCAACTTCAGGAGCTAGAGCAGCAGTCCCGGGTGTATCAGTACATGGCTGCCCGTGTACCTGTGCCTACCCATCTCGTCTTCCCCATATGGAAGAGTGTGACTGGTGCATCCTCTGAAGGCGCCCAGAAGTACCCTACAT TGATGGGCTTGGCAACACTCTGCTTGGACTTTGGGAAGAACACAGAACCGGAACCAGGGAGGTGCCGGCGAACAGATGGGAAAAAGTGGCGATGCTGGAGAAGTACTATCCCAAATGAGAAATACTGTGAACGCCATATGCATCGTGGTCGCAAGCGTCCTGTACAGCTTGTTGTCGAGGACGATGAGCCTGATTCTGCATCAGGATCAAAACCCACATCTGGCAAGGTCACCGAAGGTGCCAAGAAGACTGATGACAAGACCTCAAGTAACAAGAAGCTTGCAGTGGCAGCACCAGCTGCTGTGGAGTCGACATGA